The proteins below are encoded in one region of Gadus macrocephalus chromosome 14, ASM3116895v1:
- the hnf4b gene encoding hepatic nuclear factor 4, beta isoform X1 — protein MLNLDCSEYSAAFAQSLAMVGFDNTRELPVHVNITEATVGAASADSSAILCSICADRATGKHYGASSCDGCKGFFRRSIRKNQSYTCRFSRQCIVDKDKRNQCRSCRLRKCFRAGMRKEGERTITLTKAVQNERDRISSHRAEGQVAVGTLSINVLLQAEACVHQFLTLLSPESYDISTKKIACVGDVFDSMKQQLLLLVEWAKRIPEFCCLPIDDRVALLRAHSAEHLILGVARRSLPYNDRILLGNDFVIPVQGAEMEVSRVAFRIHKELVKPLRELDITDKEFTCLRTIVFFAPDCLGLGCPQTVRHLRFQAHVLLEEVTSGQRGRFGELLLTLPALQSVAWQMVEDLHLARLLGEASVDSLLLEMLLGERATAQQGSSLGSFPSMPMPSDSNLTPDHLYGHRSLPSHLTSVILPRPSYLQEAPLLPTQTGTEEYRHGTLASQDMSPVIPAFR, from the exons ATGCTAAACCTGGACTGCAGTGAGTATAGCGCTGCCTTCGCCCAGTCCTTGGCCATGGTGGGATTTGACAACACAAGAGAATTACCTGTGCATGTAAATATAACAG AGGCAACAGTGGGGGCAGCATCTGCTGATAGCAGTGCCATCCTGTGCTCCATATGTGCAGACCGGGCCACCGGCAAACACTATGGCGCGTCCAGCTGTGACGGCTGCAAGGGTTTCTTCAGGAGGAGTATCCGCAAAAATCAGAGCTACACTTGCAG GTTTAGCAGGCAATGCATTGTGGACAAAGACAAAAGAAACCAATGCCGCTCCTGCAGGTTGCGCAAATGTTTCAGAGCTGGGATGAGAAAGGAAGGTGAGAGAACCATAACCCTTACAAAAG CCGTGCAGAATGAACGCGACCGCATCAGTAGCCATAGAGCCGAGGGTCAGGTAGCAGTGGGCACTCTGTCCATCAATGTTCTGCTTCAGGCAGAGGCCTGTGTGCATCAG TTCCTAACCCTGCTCTCGCCAGAGAGTTATGACATCAGCACCAAGAAGATAGCCTGCGTCGGCGACGTGTTTGACTCCATGAAGCAGCAACTCCTTCTGCTGGTGGAATGGGCAAAGCGCATCCCTGAATTTTGCTGTCTGCCAATAGATGACAGG gTAGCCCTGTTACGAGCCCACTCTGCAGAACATCTTATCCTCGGAGTGGCAAGGCGCTCCTTACCTTACAATGACCGCATTCTTTTGG GAAATGACTTTGTTATTCCAGTACAAGGTGCTGAGATGGAGGTGTCCAGAGTGGCTTTCCGTATTCACAAGGAGCTGGTTAAACCTCTGAGAGAGCTCGACATCACTGACAAAGAATTTACCTGCCTCAGGACCATTGTCTTCTTCGCTCCAG ACTGCCTGGGTTTGGGGTGCCCTCAGACAGTCCGCCATCTGCGTTTCCAGGCACACGTGTTGCTGGAGGAGGTGACTAGCGGGCAGAGGGGGCGCTTtggggagcttctgctgacattGCCTGCACTGCAGAGTGTAGCCTGGCAGATGGTGGAGGACCTCCACCTGGCCAGACTTCTTGGGGAGGCCAGTGTGGACAGTCTGCTGCTGGAGATGCTTCTGGGGGAGAGAGCCACAGCCCAGCAGGGATCCAGCCTGG GGTCTTTCCCATCTATGCCAATGCCTTCTGACAGCAACTTGACCCCAGACCACTTGTATGGACACAGATCTTTGCCGAGCCACTTAACCTCAGTCATACTTCCAAGACCCTCAT ATCTCCAAGAGGCCCCTCTGTTGCCCACACAGACTGGCACCGAGGAATACAGACACGGCACACTAGCTTCCCAAGACATGTCACCCGTCATACCTGCCTTTAGGTAG
- the hnf4b gene encoding hepatic nuclear factor 4, beta isoform X3, translated as MLNLDCKATVGAASADSSAILCSICADRATGKHYGASSCDGCKGFFRRSIRKNQSYTCRFSRQCIVDKDKRNQCRSCRLRKCFRAGMRKEGERTITLTKAVQNERDRISSHRAEGQVAVGTLSINVLLQAEACVHQFLTLLSPESYDISTKKIACVGDVFDSMKQQLLLLVEWAKRIPEFCCLPIDDRVALLRAHSAEHLILGVARRSLPYNDRILLGNDFVIPVQGAEMEVSRVAFRIHKELVKPLRELDITDKEFTCLRTIVFFAPDCLGLGCPQTVRHLRFQAHVLLEEVTSGQRGRFGELLLTLPALQSVAWQMVEDLHLARLLGEASVDSLLLEMLLGERATAQQGSSLGSFPSMPMPSDSNLTPDHLYGHRSLPSHLTSVILPRPSYLQEAPLLPTQTGTEEYRHGTLASQDMSPVIPAFR; from the exons ATGCTAAACCTGGACTGCA AGGCAACAGTGGGGGCAGCATCTGCTGATAGCAGTGCCATCCTGTGCTCCATATGTGCAGACCGGGCCACCGGCAAACACTATGGCGCGTCCAGCTGTGACGGCTGCAAGGGTTTCTTCAGGAGGAGTATCCGCAAAAATCAGAGCTACACTTGCAG GTTTAGCAGGCAATGCATTGTGGACAAAGACAAAAGAAACCAATGCCGCTCCTGCAGGTTGCGCAAATGTTTCAGAGCTGGGATGAGAAAGGAAGGTGAGAGAACCATAACCCTTACAAAAG CCGTGCAGAATGAACGCGACCGCATCAGTAGCCATAGAGCCGAGGGTCAGGTAGCAGTGGGCACTCTGTCCATCAATGTTCTGCTTCAGGCAGAGGCCTGTGTGCATCAG TTCCTAACCCTGCTCTCGCCAGAGAGTTATGACATCAGCACCAAGAAGATAGCCTGCGTCGGCGACGTGTTTGACTCCATGAAGCAGCAACTCCTTCTGCTGGTGGAATGGGCAAAGCGCATCCCTGAATTTTGCTGTCTGCCAATAGATGACAGG gTAGCCCTGTTACGAGCCCACTCTGCAGAACATCTTATCCTCGGAGTGGCAAGGCGCTCCTTACCTTACAATGACCGCATTCTTTTGG GAAATGACTTTGTTATTCCAGTACAAGGTGCTGAGATGGAGGTGTCCAGAGTGGCTTTCCGTATTCACAAGGAGCTGGTTAAACCTCTGAGAGAGCTCGACATCACTGACAAAGAATTTACCTGCCTCAGGACCATTGTCTTCTTCGCTCCAG ACTGCCTGGGTTTGGGGTGCCCTCAGACAGTCCGCCATCTGCGTTTCCAGGCACACGTGTTGCTGGAGGAGGTGACTAGCGGGCAGAGGGGGCGCTTtggggagcttctgctgacattGCCTGCACTGCAGAGTGTAGCCTGGCAGATGGTGGAGGACCTCCACCTGGCCAGACTTCTTGGGGAGGCCAGTGTGGACAGTCTGCTGCTGGAGATGCTTCTGGGGGAGAGAGCCACAGCCCAGCAGGGATCCAGCCTGG GGTCTTTCCCATCTATGCCAATGCCTTCTGACAGCAACTTGACCCCAGACCACTTGTATGGACACAGATCTTTGCCGAGCCACTTAACCTCAGTCATACTTCCAAGACCCTCAT ATCTCCAAGAGGCCCCTCTGTTGCCCACACAGACTGGCACCGAGGAATACAGACACGGCACACTAGCTTCCCAAGACATGTCACCCGTCATACCTGCCTTTAGGTAG
- the hnf4b gene encoding hepatic nuclear factor 4, beta isoform X2 produces MLNLDCSEYSAAFAQSLAMVGFDNTRELPVHVNITEATVGAASADSSAILCSICADRATGKHYGASSCDGCKGFFRRSIRKNQSYTCRFSRQCIVDKDKRNQCRSCRLRKCFRAGMRKEAVQNERDRISSHRAEGQVAVGTLSINVLLQAEACVHQFLTLLSPESYDISTKKIACVGDVFDSMKQQLLLLVEWAKRIPEFCCLPIDDRVALLRAHSAEHLILGVARRSLPYNDRILLGNDFVIPVQGAEMEVSRVAFRIHKELVKPLRELDITDKEFTCLRTIVFFAPDCLGLGCPQTVRHLRFQAHVLLEEVTSGQRGRFGELLLTLPALQSVAWQMVEDLHLARLLGEASVDSLLLEMLLGERATAQQGSSLGSFPSMPMPSDSNLTPDHLYGHRSLPSHLTSVILPRPSYLQEAPLLPTQTGTEEYRHGTLASQDMSPVIPAFR; encoded by the exons ATGCTAAACCTGGACTGCAGTGAGTATAGCGCTGCCTTCGCCCAGTCCTTGGCCATGGTGGGATTTGACAACACAAGAGAATTACCTGTGCATGTAAATATAACAG AGGCAACAGTGGGGGCAGCATCTGCTGATAGCAGTGCCATCCTGTGCTCCATATGTGCAGACCGGGCCACCGGCAAACACTATGGCGCGTCCAGCTGTGACGGCTGCAAGGGTTTCTTCAGGAGGAGTATCCGCAAAAATCAGAGCTACACTTGCAG GTTTAGCAGGCAATGCATTGTGGACAAAGACAAAAGAAACCAATGCCGCTCCTGCAGGTTGCGCAAATGTTTCAGAGCTGGGATGAGAAAGGAAG CCGTGCAGAATGAACGCGACCGCATCAGTAGCCATAGAGCCGAGGGTCAGGTAGCAGTGGGCACTCTGTCCATCAATGTTCTGCTTCAGGCAGAGGCCTGTGTGCATCAG TTCCTAACCCTGCTCTCGCCAGAGAGTTATGACATCAGCACCAAGAAGATAGCCTGCGTCGGCGACGTGTTTGACTCCATGAAGCAGCAACTCCTTCTGCTGGTGGAATGGGCAAAGCGCATCCCTGAATTTTGCTGTCTGCCAATAGATGACAGG gTAGCCCTGTTACGAGCCCACTCTGCAGAACATCTTATCCTCGGAGTGGCAAGGCGCTCCTTACCTTACAATGACCGCATTCTTTTGG GAAATGACTTTGTTATTCCAGTACAAGGTGCTGAGATGGAGGTGTCCAGAGTGGCTTTCCGTATTCACAAGGAGCTGGTTAAACCTCTGAGAGAGCTCGACATCACTGACAAAGAATTTACCTGCCTCAGGACCATTGTCTTCTTCGCTCCAG ACTGCCTGGGTTTGGGGTGCCCTCAGACAGTCCGCCATCTGCGTTTCCAGGCACACGTGTTGCTGGAGGAGGTGACTAGCGGGCAGAGGGGGCGCTTtggggagcttctgctgacattGCCTGCACTGCAGAGTGTAGCCTGGCAGATGGTGGAGGACCTCCACCTGGCCAGACTTCTTGGGGAGGCCAGTGTGGACAGTCTGCTGCTGGAGATGCTTCTGGGGGAGAGAGCCACAGCCCAGCAGGGATCCAGCCTGG GGTCTTTCCCATCTATGCCAATGCCTTCTGACAGCAACTTGACCCCAGACCACTTGTATGGACACAGATCTTTGCCGAGCCACTTAACCTCAGTCATACTTCCAAGACCCTCAT ATCTCCAAGAGGCCCCTCTGTTGCCCACACAGACTGGCACCGAGGAATACAGACACGGCACACTAGCTTCCCAAGACATGTCACCCGTCATACCTGCCTTTAGGTAG